In one window of Mauremys mutica isolate MM-2020 ecotype Southern unplaced genomic scaffold, ASM2049712v1 Super-Scaffold_100054, whole genome shotgun sequence DNA:
- the LOC123358426 gene encoding probable E3 ubiquitin-protein ligase TRIML1 — MSAAPCGAHTAAGMSSFPTQCMELQLPGLDVTLDPSTANPYLVLAEDRKRVTYRDKRQDLPDNPERFDTMAVVLGAEGFTSGKRYWQVEVGGKNLWTLGGL, encoded by the exons atgtcAGCAGCACCGTGCGGGGCTCACACAGCCGCTGGGATGTCCTCGTTCCCCACTCAGTGCAtggagctccagctgccagggt tggatgtgactctggatcccagCACAGCAAATCCCTACCTCGTCCTGgctgaggatcggaaacgtgtgaCATACCGAGACAAGCGCCAGGATCTGCCTGACAATCCGGAGAGATTTGATACTATGGCGGTTGTCCTGGGCGCTGAGGGATTCACGAGCGGGAAACGTTACTGGCAGGTGGAGGTTGGAGGAAAGAATCTCTGGACTCTTGGGGGTCTGTAG